The proteins below are encoded in one region of Methanosarcina barkeri 3:
- a CDS encoding PKD domain-containing protein, giving the protein MNINKKLHSIAFASVTVILYLIFVSSAASAVTEQSASPAESYAYITNNWNSSVSVVNTAMDTVITTIPVGSNPDGVAVNPTGKVYVTNNGDNTISVIDTATNTVTATVLVGSNPDGVAVNPAGTRVYVTNANSDTVSVIDTATNKVTATVPVGSYPWGVAVNPDGTKAYAVNYNSNTVSVIDTATNKVAATISVEEYPSGVAVSPTGTKAYVTNNYNVSVIDTTTNKVTATVPVGSLAWGIAVNPDGTKVYVTNSDNDTVSVIDTATNKVTATVPVGSGPEGIAVNPDGTKVYVANYYSGTISVINTTTNNVTATINIGYYPVAFGQFIGSVPVPEPVIPVANFSSNVTAGYAPLSVKFVDISKNATEWKWDFGDGTTSTQQSPVHKYSKAGTYTVNLTVKNAEGSNTTIKTDYIKVTAKPVANFTSSVTSGKVPLNVVFTDTSTGTPAGWKWNFGDGTTSTQQKPTHKYSKAGTYTVNLTVKNAAGSNTATKTDYISVTEKPVANFTSSVTSGKLPLSVTFTDKSTGTPTKWKWSFGDGTTSTQQNPIHKYSKAGTYTVNLTVTNTIGSITVTKTNYIKVVTKPVADFTSSVTSGKAPINIAFSDTSTETPIKWQWNFGDGTTSTQQNPIHKYSKAGTYTVNLTVTNAAGSNTATKTNYIKVIEKPIAAISAKSTS; this is encoded by the coding sequence ATGAACATCAACAAAAAACTACATTCAATAGCCTTTGCATCAGTAACTGTAATTTTATATTTAATTTTTGTTTCTTCTGCAGCATCGGCAGTTACTGAACAAAGCGCTTCGCCAGCGGAGTCATATGCATATATTACGAACAATTGGAACAGCTCTGTCTCGGTAGTTAACACAGCTATGGATACTGTTATAACTACTATACCTGTAGGAAGCAATCCTGATGGAGTTGCAGTTAACCCGACTGGAAAGGTATATGTGACGAACAATGGGGATAACACTATCTCGGTAATTGATACAGCTACAAATACGGTTACAGCAACTGTACTTGTAGGAAGCAATCCTGATGGAGTTGCAGTAAACCCGGCTGGAACAAGGGTATATGTAACGAACGCTAACAGTGATACTGTATCTGTTATTGACACAGCAACAAATAAGGTTACAGCCACGGTGCCTGTAGGAAGCTATCCCTGGGGAGTTGCTGTTAACCCGGATGGAACAAAGGCGTATGCGGTGAACTATAATAGTAATACTGTCTCCGTAATTGACACAGCAACAAATAAAGTTGCAGCCACTATTTCTGTAGAAGAATATCCTTCAGGAGTTGCAGTAAGCCCGACAGGAACAAAGGCTTATGTAACTAATAATTATAATGTCTCGGTAATTGACACTACGACAAACAAAGTTACAGCCACTGTGCCTGTAGGAAGCTTGGCTTGGGGAATTGCAGTTAATCCCGACGGGACAAAGGTATATGTGACAAACTCTGACAATGACACTGTTTCTGTAATTGATACGGCAACAAATAAGGTTACAGCCACGGTGCCTGTAGGAAGTGGTCCGGAAGGAATTGCAGTTAACCCGGATGGAACAAAAGTATATGTGGCGAACTATTACAGTGGCACCATCTCTGTAATTAACACAACAACTAATAATGTCACAGCCACAATAAATATAGGATACTATCCAGTTGCTTTCGGGCAGTTTATAGGTTCTGTCCCAGTACCAGAACCAGTAATCCCTGTTGCAAATTTCAGCAGCAATGTCACTGCTGGTTATGCCCCTCTTTCAGTTAAGTTTGTTGATATTTCGAAAAATGCGACAGAATGGAAATGGGATTTTGGAGACGGAACAACTTCAACTCAGCAGAGTCCGGTTCATAAGTATTCAAAGGCAGGAACATATACTGTAAACTTAACAGTAAAAAATGCTGAAGGCAGCAATACAACAATAAAAACAGACTATATAAAAGTGACAGCAAAACCTGTTGCAAACTTCACCAGCAGTGTTACATCAGGAAAAGTGCCATTAAATGTCGTCTTTACTGACACAAGCACAGGAACGCCTGCTGGATGGAAATGGAACTTTGGAGATGGAACTACTTCAACCCAGCAGAAACCGACTCATAAGTACTCTAAAGCAGGAACATATACTGTAAACTTAACGGTAAAGAACGCTGCAGGTAGTAACACGGCAACAAAAACAGATTATATAAGTGTGACAGAAAAACCGGTTGCAAACTTCACCAGCAGTGTTACATCAGGAAAATTACCATTAAGTGTTACCTTTACTGATAAAAGTACTGGGACACCAACTAAATGGAAATGGAGTTTCGGAGACGGAACTACTTCAACCCAGCAGAATCCCATTCATAAGTATTCAAAGGCAGGAACATATACTGTAAACTTAACAGTAACGAATACTATAGGCAGTATCACTGTAACAAAAACAAACTATATAAAAGTTGTAACAAAACCGGTTGCAGACTTCACCAGTAGTGTTACATCAGGAAAAGCACCAATAAATATCGCCTTCAGTGATACAAGCACAGAAACACCAATAAAGTGGCAGTGGAATTTTGGAGACGGGACAACCTCAACCCAGCAGAATCCCATTCATAAGTATTCAAAGGCAGGAACATATACTGTAAACTTAACAGTAACGAATGCTGCAGGCAGTAACACGGCAACAAAAACAAATTATATAAAAGTGATAGAAAAACCGATTGCTGCAATCTCTGCGAAGTCTACCTCATGA